A single region of the Triticum dicoccoides isolate Atlit2015 ecotype Zavitan chromosome 2B, WEW_v2.0, whole genome shotgun sequence genome encodes:
- the LOC119363048 gene encoding translation initiation factor IF-2-like, producing MAAKVLQLRSADGKVLVAPAWDYRPAAAQALPLEMRVPSRALERVLQYWTKHSLAKATGESRESLARWDADFQRRLEEDGLAKEAAAAVQELRRHGVHHGGRPRRHAGTGASGVAAPATATRADPVRAWCQLVHHLKGVDHGEPSPAPTAPIAFHASAVAARPGLATTLPAAAGAQPVGVRCAIRARGRQMAEDEESACHHRKLPASKASKPRSSVCLPATAAAPVKKVSRQVASKACSFVGSTPLPAPATTVKKMTPAASTLRARRGMGELSCKVPKQNQSPLPVIAVAAPRKQPIPWLRPVVLRPY from the coding sequence ATGGCGGCCAAGGTGCTCCAGCTCCGCAGCGCCGACGGCAAGGTGCTCGTCGCTCCGGCATGGGACTATCGCCCGGCCGCCGCCCAAGCCCTCCCGCTGGAGATGCGGGTGCCCTCGCGCGCCCTCGAGAGGGTTCTCCAGTACTGGACCAAGCACAGCCTGGCCAAGGCCACCGGTGAGTCCCGGGAGTCCCTCGCCCGCTGGGACGCCGACTTCCAGCGCCGTCTCGAGGAAGATGGCctcgccaaggaggccgccgcagccGTCCAAGAACTCCGCCGCCACGGCGTCCACCATGGAGGGCGTCCCCGTCGCCACGCCGGCACGGGCGCATCTGGTGTCGCTGCTCCAGCCACTGCCACCCGTGCTGATCCCGTCCGTGCCTGGTGCCAACTCGTTCACCACCTCAAGGGTGTCGACCACGGAGAACCTAGCCCAGCACCGACGGCACCCATCGCTTTCCATGCCTCTGCCGTCGCCGCGCGCCCTGGGCTTGCCACCACCTTGCCGGCCGCTGCTGGTGCTCAACCCGTTGGTGTCCGGTGCGCCATCCGTGCCCGTGGACGCCAGATGGCTGAAGACGAGGAGTCCGCTTGCCACCACCGCAAGCTCCCGGCTTCCAAGGCTTCCAAGCCTCGCTCTTCGGTCTGCCTACCTGCCACTGCTGCTGCGCCCGTGAAGAAGGTCTCTCGTCAGGTCGCTTCCAAGGCTTGCTCTTTCGTCGGCTCTACACCACTGCCTGCCCCTGCCACTACTGTGAAGAAGATGACTCCAGCAGCTTCAACTCTGCGCGCAAGAAGGGGGATGGGGGAGCTCAGCTGCAAGGTTCCGAAGCAAAACCAATCGCCATTGCCTGTCATTGCTGTTGCAGCACCAAGGAAGCAACCAATTCCTTGGCTGCGTCCAGTGGTACTACGCCCTTACTAG